The stretch of DNA ATATATTTATGACACGGCCAATGAAATTCAGAATAGGCTTAATATTTTCTCTGCTGAAAGTTTTGACCAGCCAGATGCATAGATTGTTGGTGCACTCATCCAAATGCTAAATGAGAATAATCCTTTGGTCCATAAATTTAGAATGGCACGTGATAGGCTTCTGTCACCTGTTGCACCAGATATTGCCATCAGACTGGCTGGCACTATAGATGGTCATGGTGATAGGTATTCTTTACCTGTAGTTCCTGAGTTGGCTGCCTTGCTTATAGGTGGTTTATCACCTAATGTCTCATCCTTTGATGTTATTGTTGAGGCCCATACATCTGAGCTTAAGCAAATCTCTCCAATTCATCCGGCATTAATGTCATTGCAATATCCATTACTTTTCCCACATGGCGATCCTGGTTTTCACCCTGGGATAATGCTGAAACAGATAGATGGCCACCCTACTGGCCGAGATAAGGTGTCTATGCTAGAGTACTATGCATACTATATGCATTACCGTAGAGGAGAGCCTAATCCTGCTCTTTGTTGTGGAAGACTAGCACAACAATATGAGGTTAACTGTTATTCCTGTGTTGAGGCCAATAAATTagctttttattttttcaatcaAGATTTACTTCGATGTGAGACCTACCAAGGTATATCCGATGCAATTGGTCATGGAGCATCAACAGGAAGAGATGTTGGGATTAAGAAGATGTTGCCTGCCAGTCATATTGGGAGTAAGAGATATATGCAGCAGAATTTTCATGATTGCATGGCTATTTGTTGTGTGTATGGTCCACCAGACAAGTTCACTACTTTTACATGCAATTCCAAGTGGCCTGAGATTACAGAGGCACTTAGATTTGAGGCAGGTCAAAAACCTTGTGACCGAGCAGACATGGTAGTTCGAGTTTTCCATATGAAGCTGCAGGAGTACCTTACTGATATAAAGGAAGGACATATTTTTGGACCTGTTCGTGCAGGTCTGTTCTTATACAGCAATTTTTATTGCCGATTATTTTTTAGATTATGGGTGTTTCAGCTCTTCGTGTATTCTGATTCTATTTAATTTGTGTTGTGTTTGCAGTTGCACATACAAATGAGTTTCAAAAACGCGGCCTACCACATTCACATATCCTTGTGTGGCAAGTTGAGACAGGTAGTGAACTGTCTGCTTCCGAAGTTGATAAGTATATTTCTGCTGAGCTTCCTGATCCAAAGGTGGATCCATTGGGATTTTCTTTGGTCCAAGAATTCATGATTCATGGCCCATGTGGTGTCACCAATCCAAAAAGTCCATGTATGAAAAATGGCAAGTGCTCCAAGAATTATCCAAAGCTCTTTCGTTCAGAAACGAGCTTTGATTCGGATGGATATCCTTTATATCGGCGCAGAGATAATGGCATTCAAGTATGGAAAAACAATGTCCAACTGGATAATAGATGGGTTGTGCCCCACAATCTTACAGCGCTGAAGAAGTATCAAGCACATATCAATGTTGAGTCCTGCAATAAAACGTATCTTATCAAGTACCTTTTCAAGTATGTAAACAAGGGCTTCGATTGTGCCAGAGTGGGATTTCAGACAAAGCAATCCAGTTCAGCTGTGCAATCTAATCATGGACACATTGCATCTGTTCAGCAAGAGCCTGGTGATGGTGGTGTAGATGAAATTGCAGAATATATCAGATCTAGATATTTATCTTGCTGTGAAGCAACTTGGAGACTTTTTGGATTTGAAATACATGGAAATTTTCCTTCTGTTGAAAGACTCTTTGTGCATCTTCCAGGAATGAACTTTGTCACTCTTGATGAAAATGCAGACCTACAAGAGGTGATTGATGATCCTGAATCAGAAAAGAGCATGTTAACTGAATGGTTCACTGCAAACCAGATTTCCTCAGCTGGGCATGATCTTACTTACTGTCAGTTTCCAACTAGATATACCTGGGATTCGGATAGTAAGACATGGAAAGTTCGCAAGAGGGGCACTAAATTAGGAAGGCTCAGGTTCGTGCACATTAGCACTGGTGAAACGTTTTACCTTAGAATGTTGTTGATGGTAGTTCGTGGTGCCAGAAGCTATGAGGAGGTACGCACCCATGAAGGAATTGTCTATTCTACTTTCCGAGAGGCATGTCAGGCTCGAGGCCTCATTGGAGATGACACTGAATGGGCCTTTTTATTCGATGAGGCCATTATTTGGGCAACTGCATATCAACTGAGAAATTTATTTATGACTGTTTTAGTGTACTGCGATGTCGGTAATGTCAGAGCTTTATTTGATAAGTATTGGAAATATACGGCTGATGACATTGGTTACCGCCTTCGCGTTGCACTCCAGAATCCATCGTATATAATTCCTGATTCCGTGCTGCAGTCTGGTCTCATGAAAGAACTGAGTGATATGTTCAGTAACAATGGGCTCTCCATATCATCCTATGATCTACCTATTTCCGGAATGAATTCTGTGGATGCCAGTACCAATAGACTTATTATGGAGGAGATGTGCTATGATAAGGCTGCATTACTTGCTGATTCAGTAAAAATAGTCGCTTCCTTGAATTCTGATCAGAGGTTCATATATGACTCCGTTACTGAGGCTATTTCCAGACATGAATCAtttgtttattttgtttctGGACATGGAGGTACTAGCAAGACCTTTTTATGGAATGCTATTTTAGCAACTCTGAGATCACATGATCATATTGTTTTAGCAGTTGCTTCATGTGGTGTTgcctttcttctccttcctgGAGGTCGTACAGCCCATTCGAGGTTTAAAATACCACTTGATATTCATGAGAATAGCCTTTGTGGAATTGGAAGGGGAACTAACATTGCTGGTCTCATCGCTAGGACTTCTTTGATTATATGGGACGAGGCTCCTATGAGTCATAAACACTGTTTTGAGGCCCTGGATCGCTCACTTCGTGATATTCTGGCTGTTGAGGACACTAGAAATGCTTCATTGCCATTTGGTGGTAAACCAATGTTGCTTGGTGGAGATTTTAGACAAGTTTTGCCTATTATTCAAGGTGGTGACCGTACTGAAACGATGAAGGCATCTTTACTAGGGTCATATTTATGGAGACATGTTAAGGTTATGCGActctctataaatatgagactAAGTAATCCATCTCTTTCTCCACAAGACAAGATTGAAATGGAAAAGTTTGCAAAATGGGTTCTTGAGATCGGTGAGGGCCGAGTACCGATGGTAGTTAAGAATAACCAGCTGCAAAATGATTGGATACAGATACCACAAAATTTGGTGCTCTCACCGAATGGTCCTAAAATACCAGCCATTACTGAAACTATATATGATGATTTCGACCTCTTCTATGCATCGATTCCCTATCTTGCCCAGCGATCCATAGTATGTCCTGTCAATGCTATTGTTGATGAGATAAATAGTTTCATGCTAAACAAGGTGGCCGGTTGTACCCGTGAATACCTGAGTTTTGATACCATTGCCAATTCATCTGAGCAGCCTTCAGATTTTCAAATGCTATACCCCCCCGAGTTCCTAAACTCCATAACTCTTAATAATTTTCCACAGCATTGTCTTGATCTCAAAATAGGTGTTCCTGTTGTCCTTCTAAGAAATATAAACCAATCAATTGGACTCTGCAATGGCACTAGATTGCTGATTGAGAGATTAGGTGACCGGTTACTGGAAGGTACAATCATAACTAGAAATCATGTTGGAGAGACAGTTTGCATACCTAGAATTGTTCTGAATGGTACAAGCCCAAAATGGCCTTTCACTTTACAACGCAGGCAGTTCCCAATAAGAGTTTGCTATGCAATGACGATAAACAAATGCCAAGGCCAGACACTAGGAAAAGTTGGTGTGTACCTTCGTGAACCAGTGTTCACTCATGGGCAGTTGTATGTGGCTGTGTCAAGGGTAAACTCAAATAGTGGTCTCAAACTACTCAttgaagatgatgatggtgaacCAACTAACACAACAAGAAATATTGTGTACCATGAGGTTTTAGAACATGTTTAGTGGTTGCGCTATCCAGGCCATTACTTGATCAGATTTGGCAGATCTTTATTGTacatgctttatttttcttttatgtgttGCATCTTAGTGGTATTGTTAAAAGGTCATCCAGATGCACTGCCATCTGTTTTGATTAGGCGTTACCTAAATATATGTACAGCTTCCT from Panicum virgatum strain AP13 chromosome 9K, P.virgatum_v5, whole genome shotgun sequence encodes:
- the LOC120649982 gene encoding uncharacterized protein LOC120649982, with the translated sequence MLNENNPLVHKFRMARDRLLSPVAPDIAIRLAGTIDGHGDRYSLPVVPELAALLIGGLSPNVSSFDVIVEAHTSELKQISPIHPALMSLQYPLLFPHGDPGFHPGIMLKQIDGHPTGRDKVSMLEYYAYYMHYRRGEPNPALCCGRLAQQYEVNCYSCVEANKLAFYFFNQDLLRCETYQGISDAIGHGASTGRDVGIKKMLPASHIGSKRYMQQNFHDCMAICCVYGPPDKFTTFTCNSKWPEITEALRFEAGQKPCDRADMVVRVFHMKLQEYLTDIKEGHIFGPVRAVAHTNEFQKRGLPHSHILVWQVETGSELSASEVDKYISAELPDPKVDPLGFSLVQEFMIHGPCGVTNPKSPCMKNGKCSKNYPKLFRSETSFDSDGYPLYRRRDNGIQVWKNNVQLDNRWVVPHNLTALKKYQAHINVESCNKTYLIKYLFKYVNKGFDCARVGFQTKQSSSAVQSNHGHIASVQQEPGDGGVDEIAEYIRSRYLSCCEATWRLFGFEIHGNFPSVERLFVHLPGMNFVTLDENADLQEVIDDPESEKSMLTEWFTANQISSAGHDLTYCQFPTRYTWDSDSKTWKVRKRGTKLGRLRFVHISTGETFYLRMLLMVVRGARSYEEVRTHEGIVYSTFREACQARGLIGDDTEWAFLFDEAIIWATAYQLRNLFMTVLVYCDVGNVRALFDKYWKYTADDIGYRLRVALQNPSYIIPDSVLQSGLMKELSDMFSNNGLSISSYDLPISGMNSVDASTNRLIMEEMCYDKAALLADSVKIVASLNSDQRFIYDSVTEAISRHESFVYFVSGHGGTSKTFLWNAILATLRSHDHIVLAVASCGVAFLLLPGGRTAHSRFKIPLDIHENSLCGIGRGTNIAGLIARTSLIIWDEAPMSHKHCFEALDRSLRDILAVEDTRNASLPFGGKPMLLGGDFRQVLPIIQGGDRTETMKASLLGSYLWRHVKVMRLSINMRLSNPSLSPQDKIEMEKFAKWVLEIGEGRVPMVVKNNQLQNDWIQIPQNLVLSPNGPKIPAITETIYDDFDLFYASIPYLAQRSIVCPVNAIVDEINSFMLNKVAGCTREYLSFDTIANSSEQPSDFQMLYPPEFLNSITLNNFPQHCLDLKIGVPVVLLRNINQSIGLCNGTRLLIERLGDRLLEGTIITRNHVGETVCIPRIVLNGTSPKWPFTLQRRQFPIRVCYAMTINKCQGQTLGKVGVYLREPVFTHGQLYVAVSRVNSNSGLKLLIEDDDGEPTNTTRNIVYHEVLEHV